Genomic DNA from Burkholderia vietnamiensis LMG 10929:
AACGCAAGGGGTTCGAGACGTCGGTGCTGCTCTACGGCCCCGGCGTGACGCTCGGCCTGCAACGCGGGTTTCCGACGCTGGGCGACGAGGCGTTTCCCGGTCACCTGAATTTCAACAAGCAACTCGTCAAGTTCATGGAAGAGGGCGGGAAAGTCTATGCGTGCCGCTTTGCGCTGCAGGCGCTTTATGGGCACGGCGAAGCGTCGCTGATCGAGGGCATTCGACCGATCAATCCGCTTGACGTGCTGGATATTCAGCTGCTTCACCGCAAGGAGAATGCGCTGGTCATCCACACTTGGACCGTTTGATCCAATGACGGGTGCCATCATGTCCGACAAACGCATCGTCCGGGCCGCCGCCGTCCAGATCGCGCCCGATCTGGAACGCGCCGGCGGCACGCTCGACAAGGTTTGCGCGGCGATCGACGAGGCGGCTGGAAAAGGCGTCCAGCTGATCGTTTTTCCGGAAACGTTCGTGCCGTACTACCCGTACTTCTCGTTCGTGCGGACGCCGGTCGCGTCCGGGGCCGATCACATGCGTCTCTACGAGCAGGCCGTGGCGGTGCCCGGCCCCGTGACGCATGCGGTCGCCGAGCGCGCACGGCTGCACGGGATGGTGGTCGTGCTCGGCGTGAACGAGCGCGACCACGGCAGCCTGTACAACACGCAGCTGATCTTCGACGTCGACGGACGCCTCGCGGTGAAGCGCCGCAAGATCACGCCGACGTTTCACGAGCGGATGATCTGGGGGCAGGGCGACGCGGCCGGGCTCAAGGTTGCGCAGACAGGGATCGGACGGGTCGGTGCGCTCGCGTGCTGGGAGCACTACAACCCGCTCGCCCGTTATGCGCTGATGACGCAGCACGAGGAAATTCATTGCAGCCAGTTCCCCGGTTCGCTGGTCGGTCCGATCTTCGCGGAGCAGATCGAAGTCACGATTCGTCACCACGCGCTGGAAGCGGGCTGCTTCGTCGTCAATGCGACCGGCTGGCTGACGGATGCCCAGATCGAGTCGATCACCGGCGATCCGAATCTGCAGAAGGCCCTGCGCGGCGGCTGCAATACCGCGATCGTGTCCCCGGAGGGCCAGCATCTGGCCGAGCCGTTGCGCTCGGGCGAAGGGATGGTAATCGCCGACCTGGACATGTCGCTGATCACCAAGCGCAAGCGAATGATGGATTCGGTCGGCCACTATGCGCGCCCGGAGCTGCTGAGCCTTGCCATCAACGATCGGCCGGCGACCACGGTGACCCCGATGGGGACCAGCGGGTCGGCCGCACGCGAATTCGAGGGAAACTGCCATGAGCGCGAACGCGAAACCGTCGGTGCAGAGCCGGCAATTGATGACTGAACTGCAGTCGGTCGGGCTGCGTCTCGCGGATCCGCGCGCTGGCGCCGCGAGCCGGCGCGGCGGCGCCGGGCCGTCCGATCACAAGGCCGTGACGGTCGACGGCGTGACCATCATGGTGCCGGTGCACACGAGCACCGCATGGGAATCGCCGTTCGTCGCGGCCGAGCCCGACGCGGCGGGCGTCAGCCTGCTGTCGCGCGGCGCCATCCCGATCGCGAGCATCAGCTTTCCGTCGAACCCGCGCTTCTACGCATTGCAGACGCTGGAGGGCGTGCCGTATTCGCACATCGCGACGCTGCATGGCGCCGACGTGCTGGCGACCACGGTGTTGCAGACCTGCATGCGCTACGAGAGCCGGCGCAAGACCTGCCAGTTCTGTTCGATCGGCCAGTCGCTTGCCGCCGGCCGGACGATTGCGCGCAAGACGCCCGAACAACTCGCGGAAGTGGCGCGCGCGGCGGTGCTGCTCGACGGCGTCAAGCACATGGTCTTGACGACCGGCACGCCACCGACGCCGGATCGCGGCGCCCGGGTGCTGTGCGAGAGCGCGTTCGCGATCAAGGCGGCTGTCGATCTCCCGATCCAGGCACAGTGCGAACCGCCCGACGACGACGGCTGGTTCGACCGGATGAAGGCAAGCGGGATCGATACGCTGGGCATGCATCTGGAAGCCGTGACGCCGGCCGTGCGCGAACGGATCATGCCGGGCAAGGCGAGCGTGCCGTTGTCACGGTATATGTCGGCATTCCGCGCGGCCGTGGCCGTGTTCGGCCGCGGGCAGGTCAGCACCTACATCCTCGCCGGGCTGGGGGACAGCGAGGCGGCGATTCTGGACATGTCGCGCGAGCTGATCGACTTGGGCGTGTATCCGTTCGTCGTGCCATTCGTGCCGATCAGCGGCACGCCGCTGGAGAGCCATCCCGCGCCGTCGCCGGACTTTATGCGCGCGGTGCTCGCGCCGCTCGGAGCGATGTTGCGCGACGCCGGCATGCGTTCCGCCGACATCAAGGCCGGCTGCGGAAAGTGCGGCGCCTGCTCGTCGCTTTCGACCTACGAGGTGTGACCATGTACTGCGTGGAGATGGGGCTGGCCGACAGCCGCGACACGTACCGGCCTGCCGAATACTGGATCAAATGGGCGCAGCTTCCGTGGGAAATCGACGAAGCGTACAAGCTGCGCCGGGCCGTATTCTGCATCGAGCAGGGGATCTTCGTCGGCGACGATCGCGACGATATCGATCGTCACGCGCAATTGCTGGTCGCGGTCAGTTGCTGCGCCGGCCTGCCGGAGCAGGTGGTCGGCACGGTCCGGATTCATGAAACCGTGCCCGGCACGTGGATGGGGTCGCGGCTCGCGGTGCATCCGGCGTTTCGCCGGCAGGGCAGGATCGGCTCGATGCTGATCGCGCTGGCCGTCAGCAGCGCGCATGCCGAAGGTTGCGGCACCTTCGTCGCGCACGTGCAAGCGCAGAACGTGCCGCTGTTTCGTCGGCTTCACTGGGATGCGCTCGGCGAGGAAACATTGTTTGGCCGCGCCCATCAACTGATGCAGGCCCAGCTTGCGCACTATCCGCCGTGCGGCACGCCGTTCGAGGGTTTCGTCCTGCGCGCGGAGGGACGGCCATGAGTGTCGCGGATCGCATCGCGGCATTGCGTGCCAGCCGCGGCTTCCAGCATAAGCACGACATCTCCGGCGTGGTCGCGTCGCTCGCGGCGGCATTGCCGAACGGTGCACGGGATCTCGCCCAGGCGGTGGCGCTCGGCGACGACTGCGCGGCGATTCCCGACGGGGACGGCTACCTGCTGTTCGCGATCGAGGGCATGGTCGGCGATTTCGTCGAGTCGATGCCGTGGTTCGCCGGGTACAGCGGCGTGATGGCGAACGTCAGCGACGTCTACGCGATGGGTGGGCGGCCGATCGCCGTCGTCGACGCATTGTGGAGCGACGGGATCGACGCCGCGCGGCCGGTGCTCGCCGGGATGGCCGCGGCTGCGTCGGCGTATGGCGTGCCGATCGTCGGCGGCCACAGCAACACGCGCAGCGCGCAGCGGCAACTGGCCGTGTCGATCCTGGGCCGGGCGCGCGCGCTGCTGTCGAGCTTCAATGCGCGGCCGGGCGATCGCCTGATGATGGCGGTCGACCTGCGCGGCGTATTCGAGGAGCCGTATCCGTTCTGGAATGCGTCGGTCTGCGCGCCGCCGGACCGGCTGCGCGCCGATCTCGAGATTCTGCCGATGTTGGCGGAAGACGGGCTGTGCGATGCCGCGAAGGATATCTCGATGGCGGGCGTGCTCGGTACGGCGCTGATGCTCGTCGAATGCTCGCGTGTCGGCGCGCGGATCGCGCTCGACGCGATCCCGCGGCCTCCCGGCGTCGACTTCGATCGCTGGCTGACGGCCTTTCCAAGCTACGGATTCCTGATGGCGGTGCGGCCGGCGCATACCGACGCGATCGCGGAACGCTTCGCGGCGCGCGGGCTCGCGTGCGCGGTGATCGGCGATATCGACGCCACGCGCGAGGTCGTCGTCGAGGAGGCGGGCGAAACGGCGGTGCTGTGGGATTTCCGGATCGAGCCGTTCATCACCGGTGTCGAAGGAGGTACGCGATGAGCGGCGATACGTTGCGCATCGCGCTGCTGACCCACTCGGTCAATCCGCGCGGCGGTGTCGTGCACGCACTCGAACTCGCGAGGGCGCTGCACGAAGCGGGACGCGATGTCACCGTGTTCGCGCCGGCCGCGCCGGGCGACGAGATGTTCCGCGATGTCCCGTGCCGCGTCGTGCTGGCGCGCGTCGATGGCCGTCCGCGCGGCGTCGCGGAAATGGTGCGCGCGCGAATCGCCGCGATCAAGTACGCCCTGCTGGAGCACGACGCAAGCGGGTTCGACGTGCTGCATGCACAGGACAGCATCACGGGCAATGCGCTGGCCGAGCTGAGGCAGTCGGGCGAAATAGATGGATTCGTACGGACCGTGCACCACCTCGACGTATTCGACGACCCGCAGCTCGAACGCTGGCAGGAACGCGCGTGGCGCGAGGCGGACCAGGTGCTGTGCGTGAGCGCCGCGTGGGCGGCCACGATGCGCAAGACGTTCGGGGTCGACGCGAGCGTGGTGCCCAATGGGGTGGACGTCGGCCGGTTCGCTCGCGCGAGCGAGGCGGACATGCAGGCGGTGCGGCGGCGTTTCGGCCTGCACGGCGCGCCGGTCGTCCTGGCGATCGGCGGGATCGAGCAGCGGAAAAACTCGATCGCGCTGCTCGAGGCATTTTCCCGGTTGCGCGGCACGACGCCCGATGTACGGCTCGTGATCGGGGGTGGCGCGAGCCTGCTCGATCACGATGCCTACACGCGCCGCTTCGTCGCGCGCGCCGCCGCGCTCGGGCTGGGGATCGGCGTCGACGAAACCGTCGTGCCGACGGGGCCGCTCGACGATGCGGCGCTGGTCGCGCTGATGCACTGCGCCGACGTGGTGTCGATGGTGTCGATCCGCGAGGGATTCGGTCTGGTCGTGCTTGAGGCGCTCGCGTGCGGCAAGCCGGTCGTCGTATCCGAAATCGAACCGTTTACCGAGTATCTGGACGAGCACGCGTGCGTGTGGGCCGATCCCGCCGACGTGGATTCGATCGCCGATGCGCTGCGCGACGCGCTCTCGGGGCGGCGTGGTCCCGATTTCACGCATGCAGTTCCCGCACTGTTGAACCGCTTCACATGGGACGCGAGTGCGCGCAGGCATCTGGACATTTACCAGGACAGGCTGGCGCAGCGTGCGCAAGCATCGTCCGCCGAGTAAGGGGGCATCATGCCGGTCATGCATTTTCGGGTTCGTTGGCCCGACCAGTCGGAAACCAATTGCTATTCGCCTTCGACCGTGGTGTCGGAGTTTTTCACGCCCGACACGCAATACGCGCTCGACGACTTCGTCGAACGCGCACGGCGCGCACTGGGTATCGCATCCGATCGCGTCCGCGAGAAATACGGGTTCGCGTGCTCGGCCGCGATGGACGAGCTGGCACGGATCGAAGCGCACGCGGAACGATTCGCGCCGCAGCGCGATGCGACCGTGACCGTCATCGAGCTCGTTTAGGGCGTCCGGCACGCAGAAATCCACCGCCATCTTCAACACACATTCAGGACTGCATCATGTCAAGCGAACCCGTTTTTTCATCCAGCCTCCCGGATATCGATGCCCATCTCGGCGTAGCCGTCATCGGCGGCGGGCAGGCCGGGCTGTCGATCAGCTACTACCTGAAGCAGGCAGGTATCGATCATCTCGTATTCGAAAAGGAAACCGTGACGCACACGTGGCGCAAGCAGCGCTGGGACGCGTTCTGTCTGGTGACGCCGAACTGGCAGTGTGCGCTCCCGGGCTATCCGTATCGCGGGGCCGACCCGCACGGCTTCATGACGAAGGACGAGATCGTCGAGTATCTCGACGGCTTCACCCGCAGCGTCGATGCGCCGGTACTGGAACATACCGCGGTCGAGCATGTGACGCGCGACGCGGACGGACGCTATCGCATCGCGACGTCGCGCGGCACGTACACGGCGGATCGGGTCGTCGTTGCGTCGGGCGGCTACCATCGGCCGATCGTGCCGCGCATGGCCGAGCGGCTTCCTGCATCGATCGTGCAGCTCCAGTCGTCGGAATACCGCAATCCGGCCGCGTTGCCGGACGGGCCGGTGCTCGTGGTCGGATCGGGGCAATCGGGTGCGCAGATCGCGGAAGACCTCCACCTTGCCGGGCGTAAGGTGTTACTCGCGGTGGGCGATGCGCCGCGCTGTGCCCGTTTCTATCGGGGCAGGGACGTCGTCGACTGGCTGGCCGACATGCAGTACTACGACATGCCGGTCGATGCACATCCGCTGCGCGAAGGCGTGCGCGACAACACCAACCACTATGTGACCGGGCGCGACGGCGGGCGCGACATCGATCTGCGCCGCTTTGCCGCCGAAGGGATGGAACTGTACGGCCGGCTGGAGGACTTTTCAGGCGGGCAGTTGCGCTTCTCCGCAGACCTGTCGGCGCAGCTCGACAGCGCCGACGATACGTACAACCGGATCAATGCCGGCATCGATGCGCATATCGAGAAGAATGGGATCGCGGCGCCGCCCGCGACGCGCTACGAACCCGTGTGGCGTCCAGACCATGAGCGGACGACACTCGATCTAGCGGCCAGCGGCATCGCATCGGTCATTTGGTGCATCGGCTTCACCCCCGACTTCAACTGGCTGGATGCGCCGGTCTTCAACGGTCGCGGCTATCCCGCGCACCGGCGTGGCGTGACGCCGGTTCCGGGGCTCTACTTCGTCGGGCTGCCCTGGCTATACACGTGGGGGTCGGGGCGATTCTCCGGCGTGGCGCGAGATGCGGCCCATATCGTCGACCGGATCCAGGCCGAGATGACAGCCGCGCGGCGTTCGGCCGAAAGCGAGGTCGCCTGACGCCGATGCATACCGCCATCCATCGCTATCGGGCCGGCATGCCGCAGCTCGCGCACACGGGGCTCGCGGAAAACTGGCTGCTCAAGGAGTGCGGACAGCGCCACTGGGACGCGCTGGCCGCGTATAGCGGTCGCGACGCGCCCGAGTTCTTCGACGACGACGGGCGGCGCGCCTATGCGTCGTTCGTTGCGGTGCACGTCGACATGAGCCGCCGTCACGCGATTCGCGAGAACGACACGTTCGCGCTGCATGTCGCGCTTCACCGGGTCGGCCCGATTCGTCACTTTAGCGAACAGCGGATCCGGCATGGCGACCACGAAGCAGGCGTCGTGCGGATGATGTCGACGTTCGTGACGCGCGAACACGCCGGCAGCAACCGCTCGGTGATGAAGGCGCGAATGACCGGCGTCGACGGCCGCACCGGGCCGGTCCCGGCCGATGCGCTGGCGATGGCGGAACGGGGGAAGAAGCTGCGGACGCGGGATGCGTCGATCGTGCCGGCGCTCGCCGGCCTCGCGGAGGACGACGGCGCCAGCGTGTCGTTCCTGCCGTGCCCGAACATGGATTTCAACGGCGCGGACCTGCTGTACTTCGCCAGCTTTCAGGCCTTCGTCGACCGCGCGGAATGGCAGCATTATCGCTTCGCGCACGCACCGGTGCTGGCAGCACGTCAACTGTACTTTCATGGAAATCTCGACATCGGCGATGCGTTGACCGTGCGTTTCGTGCGTGCCGGACCCGATACGGGCGGCCTGCTGCACTGGAGCGAAATCCTGCGCGACAGCGACGGGACGAAGATTGCCGATGTCATCACGCAAAAGCACTGGAGCCGGGCATGAACGAGGCGGCAATCATGGCGCCGGACACCGAGGTGGAGCGCGTCGGGCCGAACGATCGACGCGCGCGCACGGTGCCGCTGCGCAAACTCTACACGCAGCGCGATCTCGAAGCCGTCGCGCATCTCGGCAGCATGCCCGGCGCGTGGCCCTATGTGCGCGGGCCGTACGCGTCGATGTATACCGATCGCCCATGGACGATTCGCCAATACACGGGGCATGCAGACGCGGCGGATTCCAATCTCGCGTTTCGCACGGCGCTCGAGCAGGGCGCGCAGGGGCTGTCCGTGGCATTCGACCTGGCGACACAGCGCGGCTACGACTCGGATTGCGTCGAGGCGTGGGCCGATGTCGGCGTGGCTGGTGTCGCGATCGATACGGCTGACGACATGGTGCGGCTGTTCGACGGCATTGCACTCGACGCCACGACAGTGTCGATGACGATGAACGGCGCGGTCCTGCCGATCATGGCGGCGTTCGTCGTGGTCGCCGAGGAGCAGGGCGTGCCGCCCGAGCGGATCGGCGGGACGATTCAGAACGACATTCTGAAGGAGTACATGGTCCGCAATACGTGGATTTTCGGGCCGGCGCCGTCGATGCGGATCGTCGCCGACGTCGCGTTGTGGCTGGCCGAGCATGCGCCGCGCTTCAATGCGCTGTCGGTGTCGGGATATCACTTCCAGGAAGCCGGCGCCGACGCCGTGCTCGAACTCGCGCTGACGCTGTCGAATGCGCGGGCGTACGTCGACACGCTGGCCGCACGCGGGATGCCTGCGGATGAGGCCTGCTCTCGGTTGAGCTTTTTCTTCGGCGTGGGCAGCGATTTCTATACGGAGATCGCCAAGCTGCGCGCGGCGCGTCTGCTGTGGGCGGAGATCGCGCACGCGTGCGGCGCGCGCTCGCCCCGGGCGTGTGCGCTGCGCATGCATTGCCAGACATCTGGATGGTCGTTGACCGCACAGGAGGCGGAAAACAACATCGTTCGCGTGACGGCGCAGGCAATGGCCGCGGCGTTTGGCGGCACGCAGTCGCTGCACACGAATGCGTACGACGAAGCGCTTGCGCTGCCGTCCGCGGCGGCAGCGCGCCTCGCGCGCAACACGCAGCTGATTCTGCAGCATGAAACGGGACTGTGCGACACGGTCGATCCGTGGGCCGGTTCGTACATGATGGAATCGCTGACGGACGACATCGCGACCCGCGTGCGCGCCGAGCTGGCCGCCATCGACGCGCAGGGCGGCGTGATCGCCGCGATCGAGTCCGGTTGGGTCAAGCGGCGCTTGCTGCATGCCGCGGCCAAGACGCAGGCGCAGGTCGATTCCGGGCGCCGGACCGTGGTCGGCGTGAACCGTTTCGTCGCGAGCGATCCGACGGATGAATTCACGGTGCGCGAGATGGACGGTCGTCATGTTCGTGCGGGGCAGGCGCGGCGAATCGCAGCCGTCAAGGCCGCGCGCGATCCGGCGCGGGTGGAGGCGGCGTTGTGGCGGCTGGCCAACGCGGCGCGCGACGGCGGCGGAAACCTGCTCGCATTGGCGATCGACTGCATGCGGGCACGTGCGACCGTCGGGGAGTGTACGCGCGCACTGGAATCGGTATGGCCGCGACATACCGCGGCGGTGGAAGCGAATGGCGCGGGTGCTTACGGCGACCATCGGCGCGGCGACGCCGCATGGCGCGCGGCCAAGGGCTGCGTCGGCCGGCTGGCACAACGTGCGGGACGCAGGCCGCGCATCGTGATCGCCAAGCTCGGCCAGGACGGACACGACCGCGGTGCGGCGGTGGTCGCAGCCGCGCTCGAGGATGCCGGATTCGACGTCCTACGTCTGCCGCTATTTCAGCAACCGATCTGCGTGGCGGCAGCCGTGCAGGCGTATGGCGCCGATATCGTGGGCGTTTCGTCGTTGTCGGGCGGCCACCGCGAGCTCGTCGAAGGGCTGCTCGACGAACTGGCATCGCTTCGCGCTGGGATTCCGGTGGTGTTGGGCGGCATCTTTCCCGCCGCGGATGCGCGCCATCTGAAGGCGAAGGGCGTCGCGGCGAGTTTTGGGCCGGGTACGCCGCTCGATGCGATCGTCGAGGCGCTGTGTGCATGTATCGAGCGAGCGCGGTGTGTACATCCGGCGGACCACGTGGGCTGATGCGGGACGGCTTCTCGTTCGTGCGTCAGCGGTCGCATCGCATGAACGAGCGGCTGTTGCCGTGTCATGCGATCACCGCGGGGTCGTCAGCCGCCGGCACGTCCTGGCGGGCGTCGAGCACGCACAGCGGATTGATGCTGGATTCGGCGAAACGGTCGCCGAGTCGAAAGGCCATCCGCTCCGATTTCCTCAGCCACGGCGTTGGCGCCGGGTCAGAACCCTTCAGTGTCCAATCGCGTCGGGCGCGCTATTCGACTACGCCGGCCGCGGGCCACCCGACCTGATCGCTCCAGCTCTGGTCGCGCTTAAAGCTGAACAGGTTGTCCTTGAGCAGGCGCATTCAGCCATATCAGTTTGAGCGCGGCCTAATCCCCCGGGTAGTGGCTGACGTCACAATCAATTCGAAGCAGTCCGACTATGTCGAGAACGCCTTCGATCGGTTGCAGCAAGAGGCCATCAAGCTATTCAGCTCCTGCATCGTGAAGCCCAAGGCTCCTCACGCGGCGCTGCAATGCACACGCGGTCCGGGCGCTGCGCCATCGAAGACCCGGCGTCCTATCCGGATCGGCTGATTCACGTGGGCAGGTGCCATGGTGAGTGTGCCGTGTCGGGGCGTGACGCGCGGATCGTTTTGGCGACCTCGAGCGAGTGGCAAGCGCGCAACAGGTGTCACGCGTGCACGCGCACCGCCGGATCGCCGAGGATGGTTGCAAGGGTCCGGATTGCCTCATCGATCTTCGTGTTCCATGGATGTCCGAATTTGACGTGCACGCAATTTTGAAAGGCATGCTTTGTCGAAAAGATGGGCTCCGGCGCGATACTGATGCGGTGGCCGATCGCCAGCCGATGCAGCGCCATCGTGTCGAAGCCCGAGCGCTCCTCGGCGCGGACGGGGCCCCATTCTTCCAACAGTTGGTGCGCGCGGAACACGGTCGACTGGCTGACGCGCCGTTGCGCGATGGTCCGCCGGACCGACGGCAACCGCGCGCCGACCGGAATATAGCCTGACCGGATGCGGCTGGCGATGGAATTGGCGAGCGCCTCGTAGTGATTCATGGCGTGCTTGTTTCGGCGGATGTTTCCTGCCGCGGCGCATTCGGCGGGTGCCGTTTGACGGTCCGGTGAACTGCGCGACGCATCGTCAGTGATAGTGCAGTTCGGCATGGTCGGTCTTGCCGCGGAACACGCGGTAGCCGAGTGCTGTGTAGGCGAGAATTACCGGGATGATGACGACCGCGCCGACCAGCGTGAACACCTGGCTCGTATGGGGTGACGCGGCTTGCCAGATCGTCACACCCGGCAGGATCGCGAACGGATAGACGGTGGCGAGCAGGCCCGCGTAGCCGGCTAGGACGAAGCCCAGCGTAAGCACGAACGGCAGCGTCGGATGGCGGCTGCGCGTGGCCCTGAGCATGCCGGCCGCACACGCAAGCACGGTGGCCGGTGCGAGCAGTGCCCAGTGCAGCATCGGCGAATCGAACCAGCGGGAGTCGAACATCGGCGTGAGCCTCGGCGTCCACAGCGTAACTGCGATGATCGTCACCAGTTGCAGCGCGGTGAGCGGCATAGCGAGCCGGTAGAGGCGACGTTGCAGGTCGCCGTCCGTTTTCGCGATCAGCCACGTGCAGCCCAGCAGGGCATAGGTGACGACAAGCGCGAGGCCGGTAAACAAGCTGAAGGGTGTCAACCAGTCGAACGCGCCGCCCGCGAAGTGGTCACCGACGACGGGAATGCCCGACAGCCATCCGCCGATGGCGACGCCCTGGAAGAATGTCGCGCCTGCCGAGCCGCCGATGAACGCGAGATCCCACCACGCTCGCGTGCGTCGCGCCTTGCCACGCAACTCGAACGCGACGCCGCGAAATATCAGGCAGATCGTCATCAACAGCAGCGGCAGGTACAGCGCTGACAGCACGACGGAATAGACCGTCGGGAACACCGCGTAGAGCGACGCGGCGCCCAGCACCATCCAGGTTTCGTTGCCGTCCCAGACAGGGGCGACGGAACTCATCATGCAGCTGCGCGCATCGTCGTGATCGAAAAACGGGAAAAGGATGCCGATGCCGAGATCGAATCCGTCAAGCACGACGTACATGCCCAGACCAAACGCGACGATGGCGGCCCAAACGAGAGTGATGTTCATGTTGAAAGTCCGGTTGTATCAGGAGATGCGACGGCGGGCGAGCGTGTTGGCGACGACACGGTCGGCCGGCTCCGGCGCGTTGCCGATGCGAACGGGAACCGGCGTGCCGCTGGGGCGATCCTCGGACAGCACGGCGGGGCCGTGCTTTGCGAGGCGCAGCAAGTAGTAGATGCCAGTGCCGAAGACGAGGGCATACACCACGACGAACGCGAGCAGCGTGATGCCCACCTGTTGAGCGGGGACGGGCGAGAGTGCATCGGTGGTGTGCATGACGCCGTAGATGACCCACGGCTGGCGCCCGACTTCGGTCGTGATCCAGCCCGCGAGCAGGCTGATGAAGCCAGTCGGCCCCATCGCCAGTGCGAAGCGGTGATACGACGCACTGTCATACAACCGACCGCGGCGCCGCAGCACGAAGCCGACGATCGCGAGCAACGCCATCAGGACGCCGAGGCCCGCCATGATCCGGAACGTCCAGAAGACGATCGTCGAGTTCGGCCGGTCGGCCTTCGGAAACGCCTTGAGCCCCTTGATCTCGCCGTCCCATGTGTGAGTCAGGATCAGACTGCCCATATGAGGTACCGACACGCGGTACCGTGTCGTTTCGGCATCCATGTCCGGAATGCCGAACAGATTCAGCGCCGTCCCGTTGTGTTCTGTTTCCCAGACGCCCTCGATCGCGGCGAGCTTCGCGGGCTGGTATTCGCGTGTGTTCAAGCCGTGCGCATCACCGGCGAGGATCTGCAGCGGCGCGATGACGACCAGCAGTCCGATGGCCATCGAGAACATCTTGCGCACCGCCGGATCGCGACGGCCGCGCAGCAGATGCCAGGCGCCGGTCGCGGCGACGACGAGCGCGGCCACGATAAACGCGGCGAGCGCCATGTGCACGAAGCGGTACGGGAACGACGGGTTGAAGACGATCGAGAACCAGTCG
This window encodes:
- a CDS encoding MSMEG_0572/Sll0783 family nitrogen starvation response protein, translated to MPAVNQPLHKKGDFLVDYEEKVFEDVKAEPGEKALVTFHTVAFEGSIGFVNLLQATRLQRKGFETSVLLYGPGVTLGLQRGFPTLGDEAFPGHLNFNKQLVKFMEEGGKVYACRFALQALYGHGEASLIEGIRPINPLDVLDIQLLHRKENALVIHTWTV
- a CDS encoding Nit6803 family nitrilase gives rise to the protein MSDKRIVRAAAVQIAPDLERAGGTLDKVCAAIDEAAGKGVQLIVFPETFVPYYPYFSFVRTPVASGADHMRLYEQAVAVPGPVTHAVAERARLHGMVVVLGVNERDHGSLYNTQLIFDVDGRLAVKRRKITPTFHERMIWGQGDAAGLKVAQTGIGRVGALACWEHYNPLARYALMTQHEEIHCSQFPGSLVGPIFAEQIEVTIRHHALEAGCFVVNATGWLTDAQIESITGDPNLQKALRGGCNTAIVSPEGQHLAEPLRSGEGMVIADLDMSLITKRKRMMDSVGHYARPELLSLAINDRPATTVTPMGTSGSAAREFEGNCHERERETVGAEPAIDD
- a CDS encoding MSMEG_0568 family radical SAM protein, with translation MTELQSVGLRLADPRAGAASRRGGAGPSDHKAVTVDGVTIMVPVHTSTAWESPFVAAEPDAAGVSLLSRGAIPIASISFPSNPRFYALQTLEGVPYSHIATLHGADVLATTVLQTCMRYESRRKTCQFCSIGQSLAAGRTIARKTPEQLAEVARAAVLLDGVKHMVLTTGTPPTPDRGARVLCESAFAIKAAVDLPIQAQCEPPDDDGWFDRMKASGIDTLGMHLEAVTPAVRERIMPGKASVPLSRYMSAFRAAVAVFGRGQVSTYILAGLGDSEAAILDMSRELIDLGVYPFVVPFVPISGTPLESHPAPSPDFMRAVLAPLGAMLRDAGMRSADIKAGCGKCGACSSLSTYEV
- a CDS encoding MSMEG_0567/Sll0786 family nitrogen starvation N-acetyltransferase, with the translated sequence MYCVEMGLADSRDTYRPAEYWIKWAQLPWEIDEAYKLRRAVFCIEQGIFVGDDRDDIDRHAQLLVAVSCCAGLPEQVVGTVRIHETVPGTWMGSRLAVHPAFRRQGRIGSMLIALAVSSAHAEGCGTFVAHVQAQNVPLFRRLHWDALGEETLFGRAHQLMQAQLAHYPPCGTPFEGFVLRAEGRP
- a CDS encoding sll0787 family AIR synthase-like protein; protein product: MSVADRIAALRASRGFQHKHDISGVVASLAAALPNGARDLAQAVALGDDCAAIPDGDGYLLFAIEGMVGDFVESMPWFAGYSGVMANVSDVYAMGGRPIAVVDALWSDGIDAARPVLAGMAAAASAYGVPIVGGHSNTRSAQRQLAVSILGRARALLSSFNARPGDRLMMAVDLRGVFEEPYPFWNASVCAPPDRLRADLEILPMLAEDGLCDAAKDISMAGVLGTALMLVECSRVGARIALDAIPRPPGVDFDRWLTAFPSYGFLMAVRPAHTDAIAERFAARGLACAVIGDIDATREVVVEEAGETAVLWDFRIEPFITGVEGGTR
- a CDS encoding MSMEG_0565 family glycosyltransferase is translated as MSGDTLRIALLTHSVNPRGGVVHALELARALHEAGRDVTVFAPAAPGDEMFRDVPCRVVLARVDGRPRGVAEMVRARIAAIKYALLEHDASGFDVLHAQDSITGNALAELRQSGEIDGFVRTVHHLDVFDDPQLERWQERAWREADQVLCVSAAWAATMRKTFGVDASVVPNGVDVGRFARASEADMQAVRRRFGLHGAPVVLAIGGIEQRKNSIALLEAFSRLRGTTPDVRLVIGGGASLLDHDAYTRRFVARAAALGLGIGVDETVVPTGPLDDAALVALMHCADVVSMVSIREGFGLVVLEALACGKPVVVSEIEPFTEYLDEHACVWADPADVDSIADALRDALSGRRGPDFTHAVPALLNRFTWDASARRHLDIYQDRLAQRAQASSAE
- a CDS encoding MSMEG_0570 family nitrogen starvation response protein, yielding MPVMHFRVRWPDQSETNCYSPSTVVSEFFTPDTQYALDDFVERARRALGIASDRVREKYGFACSAAMDELARIEAHAERFAPQRDATVTVIELV
- a CDS encoding MSMEG_0569 family flavin-dependent oxidoreductase; amino-acid sequence: MSSEPVFSSSLPDIDAHLGVAVIGGGQAGLSISYYLKQAGIDHLVFEKETVTHTWRKQRWDAFCLVTPNWQCALPGYPYRGADPHGFMTKDEIVEYLDGFTRSVDAPVLEHTAVEHVTRDADGRYRIATSRGTYTADRVVVASGGYHRPIVPRMAERLPASIVQLQSSEYRNPAALPDGPVLVVGSGQSGAQIAEDLHLAGRKVLLAVGDAPRCARFYRGRDVVDWLADMQYYDMPVDAHPLREGVRDNTNHYVTGRDGGRDIDLRRFAAEGMELYGRLEDFSGGQLRFSADLSAQLDSADDTYNRINAGIDAHIEKNGIAAPPATRYEPVWRPDHERTTLDLAASGIASVIWCIGFTPDFNWLDAPVFNGRGYPAHRRGVTPVPGLYFVGLPWLYTWGSGRFSGVARDAAHIVDRIQAEMTAARRSAESEVA
- a CDS encoding Pnap_2097 family protein; its protein translation is MHTAIHRYRAGMPQLAHTGLAENWLLKECGQRHWDALAAYSGRDAPEFFDDDGRRAYASFVAVHVDMSRRHAIRENDTFALHVALHRVGPIRHFSEQRIRHGDHEAGVVRMMSTFVTREHAGSNRSVMKARMTGVDGRTGPVPADALAMAERGKKLRTRDASIVPALAGLAEDDGASVSFLPCPNMDFNGADLLYFASFQAFVDRAEWQHYRFAHAPVLAARQLYFHGNLDIGDALTVRFVRAGPDTGGLLHWSEILRDSDGTKIADVITQKHWSRA